The following are encoded together in the Lathyrus oleraceus cultivar Zhongwan6 chromosome 3, CAAS_Psat_ZW6_1.0, whole genome shotgun sequence genome:
- the LOC127132323 gene encoding sugar transporter ERD6-like 5 isoform X2 translates to MFVRNNNIQFPTSSFTHHHRMESSTPLLFRGNAESQQRESDDDDGQKQKQNANSSSIPSPTLTLTTLVAVFGSYVFGTAIGYSSPTQSRIMIDINLGVAQFSIFGSILTIGAMIGAVVSGTIADYAGRRLAMGFSQLFCILGWLAITIAKNAWWLYIGRLLVGCGIGLLSYVVPVYIAEITPKNLRGRFTAVHQLLSLPFIPDSPRWLAKVGRLKESDSSLQRLRGKNTDVYKEANEIRDYTEALQQQTEASIIGLFQLQYLKSLTVGLGLMILQQFGGINGIVFYANSIFTSAGLSESIGTIAMVAVKIPMTTLGVFLLDKSGRRPLLLLSAVGSCLGCFLAALSFFLQDIHKWKEVSPILALVGVLVYVGFYSLGMGAIPWVIMSEIFPINVKGSAGSLVTLVNWLCSWIVSYAFNFLMTWSSTGTFLGFAVVCGFTIIFVAKLVPETKGRTLEEIQASLNSNSMKR, encoded by the exons ATGTTTGTTCGAAACAACAATATCCAGTTTCCCACTAGCAGTTTTACTCACCACCATAG GATGGAGTCTTCAACTCCTCTTCTATTCAGAGGGAATGCCGAATCGCAACAGCGTGAATCCGACGACGATGACGGACAGAAGCAGAAGCAGAATGCAAATTCTTCTTCTATACCATCACCAACTCTCACACTTACCACTCTTGTAGCTGTTTTTGGTTCTTACGTTTTCGGAACTGCT ATCGGGTATTCGTCCCCTACTCAATCTAGAATCATGATTGATATCAATCTCGGTGTGGCACAGTTTTCAATTTTCGGTTCAATTTTGACAATTGGAGCTATGATTGGTGCCGTTGTCAGCGGTACGATAGCAGATTACGCTGGTCGTCGTCTT GCTATGGGATTCTCACAGCTATTCTGCATTTTGGGATGGCTTGCCATAACAATTGCAAAG AATGCTTGGTGGCTTTACATTGGAAGACTGTTGGTAGGATGTGGGATTGGCCTGCTATCTTATGTG GTACCGGTTTATATAGCAGAAATAACACCAAAGAATCTTAGAGGCCGATTCACCGCAGTTCATCAG CTTCTCAGTCTTCCCTTTATCCCGGATTCTCCTAGGTGGCTG GCAAAGGTCGGCCGCTTGAAGGAGAGTGATTCTTCATTACAGCGCCTTAGAGGAAAAAATACTGATGTTTACAAAGAGGCCAATGAAATCAGA GATTATACCGAAGCCCTTCAGCAACAAACAGAGGCTAGCATTATTGGCTTATTTCAATTGCAATATTTGAAGTCACTTACA GTAGGACTTGGCTTGATGATACTACAACAGTTTGGAGGGATTAATGGCATTGTTTTCTATGCAAATTCTATATTTACCTCTGCTG GGTTGTCGGAGAGTATTGGAACTATAGCAATGGTTGCTGTTAAG ATTCCAATGACAACTTTAGGAGTATTTTTGCTGGATAAATCTGGAAGGCGACCACTTTTACTG TTGTCTGCAGTGGGATCTTGCTTAGGATGCTTCCTCGCAGCCCTATCATTCTTCTTGCAG GACATACATAAATGGAAGGAAGTCAGTCCTATTCTGGCACTTGTTGGTGTACTG GTCTACGTCGGATTTTACTCGCTAGGCATGGGAGCAATTCCATGGGTTATAATGTCTGAG ATATTTCCTATTAACGTGAAGGGCTCTGCTGGAAGCTTAGTAACCTTGGTTAACTGGTTATGTTCTTGGATTGTATCATATGCTTTTAACTTCCTCATGACTTGGAGTTCAACAG GAACTTTTCTTGGATTTGCTGTTGTATGCGGCTTCACCATTATATTCGTAGCAAAACTAGTTCCTGAAACCAAAGGGCGTACACTAGAAGAAATTCAAGCTTCTTTGAATTCAAATTCAATGAAGAGATga
- the LOC127132323 gene encoding sugar transporter ERD6-like 5 isoform X1 encodes MFVRNNNIQFPTSSFTHHHRMESSTPLLFRGNAESQQRESDDDDGQKQKQNANSSSIPSPTLTLTTLVAVFGSYVFGTAIGYSSPTQSRIMIDINLGVAQFSIFGSILTIGAMIGAVVSGTIADYAGRRLAMGFSQLFCILGWLAITIAKNAWWLYIGRLLVGCGIGLLSYVVPVYIAEITPKNLRGRFTAVHQLMITCGMSLTYLIGAFVNWRTLALIGIVPCLIQLLSLPFIPDSPRWLAKVGRLKESDSSLQRLRGKNTDVYKEANEIRDYTEALQQQTEASIIGLFQLQYLKSLTVGLGLMILQQFGGINGIVFYANSIFTSAGLSESIGTIAMVAVKIPMTTLGVFLLDKSGRRPLLLLSAVGSCLGCFLAALSFFLQDIHKWKEVSPILALVGVLVYVGFYSLGMGAIPWVIMSEIFPINVKGSAGSLVTLVNWLCSWIVSYAFNFLMTWSSTGTFLGFAVVCGFTIIFVAKLVPETKGRTLEEIQASLNSNSMKR; translated from the exons ATGTTTGTTCGAAACAACAATATCCAGTTTCCCACTAGCAGTTTTACTCACCACCATAG GATGGAGTCTTCAACTCCTCTTCTATTCAGAGGGAATGCCGAATCGCAACAGCGTGAATCCGACGACGATGACGGACAGAAGCAGAAGCAGAATGCAAATTCTTCTTCTATACCATCACCAACTCTCACACTTACCACTCTTGTAGCTGTTTTTGGTTCTTACGTTTTCGGAACTGCT ATCGGGTATTCGTCCCCTACTCAATCTAGAATCATGATTGATATCAATCTCGGTGTGGCACAGTTTTCAATTTTCGGTTCAATTTTGACAATTGGAGCTATGATTGGTGCCGTTGTCAGCGGTACGATAGCAGATTACGCTGGTCGTCGTCTT GCTATGGGATTCTCACAGCTATTCTGCATTTTGGGATGGCTTGCCATAACAATTGCAAAG AATGCTTGGTGGCTTTACATTGGAAGACTGTTGGTAGGATGTGGGATTGGCCTGCTATCTTATGTG GTACCGGTTTATATAGCAGAAATAACACCAAAGAATCTTAGAGGCCGATTCACCGCAGTTCATCAG TTAATGATTACCTGTGGGATGTCATTAACTTATCTTATTGGAGCATTTGTAAATTGGCGGACTTTGGCTCTAATAG GAATTGTTCCTTGTCTTATACAGCTTCTCAGTCTTCCCTTTATCCCGGATTCTCCTAGGTGGCTG GCAAAGGTCGGCCGCTTGAAGGAGAGTGATTCTTCATTACAGCGCCTTAGAGGAAAAAATACTGATGTTTACAAAGAGGCCAATGAAATCAGA GATTATACCGAAGCCCTTCAGCAACAAACAGAGGCTAGCATTATTGGCTTATTTCAATTGCAATATTTGAAGTCACTTACA GTAGGACTTGGCTTGATGATACTACAACAGTTTGGAGGGATTAATGGCATTGTTTTCTATGCAAATTCTATATTTACCTCTGCTG GGTTGTCGGAGAGTATTGGAACTATAGCAATGGTTGCTGTTAAG ATTCCAATGACAACTTTAGGAGTATTTTTGCTGGATAAATCTGGAAGGCGACCACTTTTACTG TTGTCTGCAGTGGGATCTTGCTTAGGATGCTTCCTCGCAGCCCTATCATTCTTCTTGCAG GACATACATAAATGGAAGGAAGTCAGTCCTATTCTGGCACTTGTTGGTGTACTG GTCTACGTCGGATTTTACTCGCTAGGCATGGGAGCAATTCCATGGGTTATAATGTCTGAG ATATTTCCTATTAACGTGAAGGGCTCTGCTGGAAGCTTAGTAACCTTGGTTAACTGGTTATGTTCTTGGATTGTATCATATGCTTTTAACTTCCTCATGACTTGGAGTTCAACAG GAACTTTTCTTGGATTTGCTGTTGTATGCGGCTTCACCATTATATTCGTAGCAAAACTAGTTCCTGAAACCAAAGGGCGTACACTAGAAGAAATTCAAGCTTCTTTGAATTCAAATTCAATGAAGAGATga
- the LOC127132324 gene encoding sugar transporter ERD6-like 5 isoform X2, whose product MDNESTEPFEFSTHLLSSICEDASSVPTSILILSTLVAVSGSYVFGSAVGYSSPAQSGIMDDLNLGVAEYSVFGSVLTIGAMVGAIGSGSIADYAGRRLAMGLSQLFCILGWLAIAFSKVAWWLYIGRLLLGCGMGLLSYVVPVYIAEITPKDLRGGFTAIHQLMICFGVSLTYLIGAYLNWRVLALIGTIPCLAQLLSLYFISESPRWLAKVGLLERSESALQHLRGKNADVSEEAIEIIEFTEVFQEQTEASMIGLFQLQYLKSLTVGVGLIVLQQFGGVNGIAFYASSIFVSAGFSRSIGTIAMVIVQIPMTALGVILMDKTGRLPLLLISASGTCLGCFLVSLSFFLQELHKWKEFSPILALVGVLVYTGSFSLGMGGIPWVIMSEIFPINVKGSAGSFVTSVHWLCSWIISYAFNFLMSWSSTGTFFMFSSICGLTILFIAKLVPETKGRTLEEVQVSLNRYPTKR is encoded by the exons ATGGACAATGAAAGTACCGAACCATTCGAATTTTCAACTCATCTTCTTTCTTCCATTTGCGAAGATGCTAGTTCAGTACCAACTAGTATTCTTATACTTAGCACCCTTGTTGCTGTCTCTGGTTCTTACGTTTTTGGCTCTGCT GTCGGGTATTCATCCCCTGCTCAATCTGGAATCATGGATGACCTCAATCTTGGCGTAGCCGAG TATTCAGTTTTTGGTTCAGTACTGACAATTGGAGCAATGGTTGGAGCCATTGGTAGTGGCAGCATAGCAGATTATGCAGGTCGTCGACTT GCCATGGGGTTGTCACAGCTATTCTGCATCTTGGGATGGCTTGCCATAGCATTCTCAAAG GTTGCTTGGTGGCTTTATATTGGAAGACTATTGTTAGGATGTGGAATGGGCCTTCTATCTTATGTG GTACCGGTTTATATTGCTGAAATAACACCCAAGGATCTTCGAGGGGGATTCACCGCAATTCATCAG CTAATGATTTGTTTTGGAGTATCGTTAACTTATCTTATCGGAGCATACTTGAATTGGAGGGTTTTGGCTCTAATAG GAACTATTCCATGTCTTGCACAGCTTCTGAGTCTATACTTTATTTCCGAGTCTCCTAGGTGGCTG GCAAAGGTTGGTCTCTTGGAAAGGAGTGAATCTGCGTTGCAGCACCTTAGAGGAAAGAATGCTGATGTTTCTGAAGAGGCTATTGAAATTATA GAATTTACAGAAGTCTTTCAAGAGCAAACAGAAGCTAGCATGATTGGATTATTTCAATTACAGTATTTGAAGTCACTTACT GTAGGAGTTGGCCTGATAGTACTACAACAATTTGGAGGGGTTAATGGCATTGCTTTTTATGCAAGCTCTATATTTGTGTCTGCTG GGTTTTCCAGAAGTATCGGAACAATAGCAATGGTTATTGTTCAG ATACCAATGACAGCATTGGGAGTAATTTTGATGGATAAAACCGGAAGACTGCCACTTTTACTG ATCTCTGCATCAGGAACATGCTTAGGATGCTTCCTTGTATCTCTGTCATTCTTTTTGCAG GAGTTGCATAAGTGGAAAGAGTTCAGTCCTATTCTCGCACTCGTCGGTGTATTG GTATATACGGGATCGTTCTCACTTGGCATGGGAGGAATACCTTGGGTTATAATGTCCGAG ATATTTCCCATCAATGTGAAGGGATCTGCTGGAAGCTTTGTAACATCTGTTCACTGGCTGTGTTCTTGGATTATATCATATGCTTTTAACTTCCTCATGAGTTGGAGTTCAACAG GAACTTTCTTCATGTTCTCTAGCATATGCGGCCTCACCATTCTTTTTATAGCAAAACTAGTACCGGAGACTAAGGGGCGTACGCTTGAAGAAGTTCAAGTGTCTCTGAATCGATATCCAACAAAGAGATGA
- the LOC127132324 gene encoding sugar transporter ERD6-like 5 isoform X1 — MDNESTEPFEFSTHLLSSICEDASSVPTSILILSTLVAVSGSYVFGSAVGYSSPAQSGIMDDLNLGVAEYSVFGSVLTIGAMVGAIGSGSIADYAGRRLAMGLSQLFCILGWLAIAFSKVAWWLYIGRLLLGCGMGLLSYVVPVYIAEITPKDLRGGFTAIHQLMICFGVSLTYLIGAYLNWRVLALIGTIPCLAQLLSLYFISESPRWLAKVGLLERSESALQHLRGKNADVSEEAIEIIVYNKRFSISVDLKEFTEVFQEQTEASMIGLFQLQYLKSLTVGVGLIVLQQFGGVNGIAFYASSIFVSAGFSRSIGTIAMVIVQIPMTALGVILMDKTGRLPLLLISASGTCLGCFLVSLSFFLQELHKWKEFSPILALVGVLVYTGSFSLGMGGIPWVIMSEIFPINVKGSAGSFVTSVHWLCSWIISYAFNFLMSWSSTGTFFMFSSICGLTILFIAKLVPETKGRTLEEVQVSLNRYPTKR, encoded by the exons ATGGACAATGAAAGTACCGAACCATTCGAATTTTCAACTCATCTTCTTTCTTCCATTTGCGAAGATGCTAGTTCAGTACCAACTAGTATTCTTATACTTAGCACCCTTGTTGCTGTCTCTGGTTCTTACGTTTTTGGCTCTGCT GTCGGGTATTCATCCCCTGCTCAATCTGGAATCATGGATGACCTCAATCTTGGCGTAGCCGAG TATTCAGTTTTTGGTTCAGTACTGACAATTGGAGCAATGGTTGGAGCCATTGGTAGTGGCAGCATAGCAGATTATGCAGGTCGTCGACTT GCCATGGGGTTGTCACAGCTATTCTGCATCTTGGGATGGCTTGCCATAGCATTCTCAAAG GTTGCTTGGTGGCTTTATATTGGAAGACTATTGTTAGGATGTGGAATGGGCCTTCTATCTTATGTG GTACCGGTTTATATTGCTGAAATAACACCCAAGGATCTTCGAGGGGGATTCACCGCAATTCATCAG CTAATGATTTGTTTTGGAGTATCGTTAACTTATCTTATCGGAGCATACTTGAATTGGAGGGTTTTGGCTCTAATAG GAACTATTCCATGTCTTGCACAGCTTCTGAGTCTATACTTTATTTCCGAGTCTCCTAGGTGGCTG GCAAAGGTTGGTCTCTTGGAAAGGAGTGAATCTGCGTTGCAGCACCTTAGAGGAAAGAATGCTGATGTTTCTGAAGAGGCTATTGAAATTATAGTATATAATAAGCGTTTTTCCATTAGTGTTGATTTGAAG GAATTTACAGAAGTCTTTCAAGAGCAAACAGAAGCTAGCATGATTGGATTATTTCAATTACAGTATTTGAAGTCACTTACT GTAGGAGTTGGCCTGATAGTACTACAACAATTTGGAGGGGTTAATGGCATTGCTTTTTATGCAAGCTCTATATTTGTGTCTGCTG GGTTTTCCAGAAGTATCGGAACAATAGCAATGGTTATTGTTCAG ATACCAATGACAGCATTGGGAGTAATTTTGATGGATAAAACCGGAAGACTGCCACTTTTACTG ATCTCTGCATCAGGAACATGCTTAGGATGCTTCCTTGTATCTCTGTCATTCTTTTTGCAG GAGTTGCATAAGTGGAAAGAGTTCAGTCCTATTCTCGCACTCGTCGGTGTATTG GTATATACGGGATCGTTCTCACTTGGCATGGGAGGAATACCTTGGGTTATAATGTCCGAG ATATTTCCCATCAATGTGAAGGGATCTGCTGGAAGCTTTGTAACATCTGTTCACTGGCTGTGTTCTTGGATTATATCATATGCTTTTAACTTCCTCATGAGTTGGAGTTCAACAG GAACTTTCTTCATGTTCTCTAGCATATGCGGCCTCACCATTCTTTTTATAGCAAAACTAGTACCGGAGACTAAGGGGCGTACGCTTGAAGAAGTTCAAGTGTCTCTGAATCGATATCCAACAAAGAGATGA